CAGATCAAAGGGAAAGTCACAGAAAAGGTAATCGAAAACCATCTGAAGGGAAAACAGTCATATGGATTTTATCCGCTTATTGGTGATAAAACTTCTGTTGCAGTTGCTGACTTTGATAATCTTGATCCAAGACCACCTATCGAGTTCATAAAAAGAGCGGAACACTATGGATTATCTGCATATCTGGAAAAAAGCAAATCAAAAGGATATCATATATGGTTGTTCTTCCCAAAGGATGGAATAAATGCTAAAAAAGTAAGGCAAGTTATAAAATTTATTTTAATAGAAATTGATTCAATTAATACTGAAGTTTTTCCCAAACAAGATTCAATCACAGATAGCGGATCATATGGAAATTTTATCAATGCACCATTATTTGGAAAACAAATTTCAAAAAATAAGACAATTTTTATTGAACCAAACTATTCCTTAAAACCTTACCAAGATCAATGGGAATTTCTAAACTCTATTAAAATAAATACAGAACAATTATTAGACTCAATAATATCTAACAATGATATAAAAAATGAACATAAATCAAAGGAATCAAATACAATAAACAATGTAAATTCAAAATTCGGATTACCTATTTGTGCACAAAAAATATTACAAGATGGAGTTACATTTGATCAAAGAATCGCATGTTTCAGATTAGCAATAAATCTTAAAAAAATAGGAACACCAAAGGAAAAAACAATTGACATACTAAATTCATGGAAGCAAAAAAATAAGCCAATAAATGGAAAAGGAATAATCACAAAAAAAGAAATAATAGAACAAGTCAAATGGGCTTACTCAAAAGATTACAAAGGATTTGGGTGTGAATGTCCAATAATAAAAAGTTTCTGCGATTCAAAGTGCAAAATAAATAAACTATAAAATTTAATTTCTTGTAAAATAAGTTTGAAAACCAATAACTCTAATTGAAAATGGAAAACAAATTAGTTTTAATAGAAATCGATCAACTTTATGCTATCATAAAGCAAGCAATTTTAGAAGTAATCAAGAAAAAAGATGACGAAGACCAGCAAAAGGAGATAATGAATTTTAAAGAAACATGCGAATTTCTAGGAATCCATCCATCGACACTGAACAAGTGGAAAGCTCAAAACAAAATACCATACAAACGATTAGGGAAGAGAATAT
The sequence above is drawn from the Ignavibacteriota bacterium genome and encodes:
- a CDS encoding helix-turn-helix domain-containing protein, which translates into the protein MENKLVLIEIDQLYAIIKQAILEVIKKKDDEDQQKEIMNFKETCEFLGIHPSTLNKWKAQNKIPYKRLGKRIFFERKGIQAALKESKYSKIHQLIHN